In the genome of Corythoichthys intestinalis isolate RoL2023-P3 chromosome 19, ASM3026506v1, whole genome shotgun sequence, one region contains:
- the LOC130907274 gene encoding uncharacterized protein LOC130907274 produces the protein MFCIFSFLSPEFTEIIFLFVQFHRSKMAKNLLEIVTFLRRRGVSEETINWIEQQKIDSEVILLMEDAQLANYLPSYGDRIALFNFCKHQPQSSKRKQGLFEKLSEKLKLRKENRTESEEANTSNKTKRPKPKTRKIEIGWIHTEGQLTKQIRTKQGGGTRKISIQSEEGYSEILKQGKSLFFPDGVSTKGPECNFVFDVWDFKHNPFPKDFSIEQVYELVKLPILRFYITTYPKSEPTEDSDVTEESDRDLMIADEPDIGLSIDITDEVYLTEMSHDSLPDVLIVSSETVTETSATENCESSSQENRTRVIGDPLAFPTNTNYGALEDDPEIIFGAAQTVSDGTLSDTLIYEPDELPQGPLDVPDMCLFLHHTNSFNEMIGTFSDPEILGKKLKIRRLLPDNSVEMGSGSGVVRDVFSSFWAEFYERCTLGTTWKVPFVRHDFSAATWKSIGRILLKGFQDCQYLPIKLAPPFLEMLCTMLCNYVTVTAPYLQR, from the exons ATGTTTTGCATTTTCTCATTTTTGTCTCCCGAGTTCACTGAAATCATTTTCTTGTTTGTTCAATTCCACCGATCCAAGATGGCAAAGAACTTGTTGGAAATTGTGACTTTCCTGAGACGTCGGGGTGTATCAGAGGAAACAATCAATTGGATTGAACAGCAAAAg ATTGACAGCGAGGTCATCCTACTAATGGAAGATGCTCAACTGGCGAATTATCTCCCATCATATGGAGACAGGATTGCTCTCTTTAACTTTTGCAAGCACCAACCACAGTCATCAAAGCGAAAGCAGGGACTATTTGAAAAGCTAAGTGAGAAGCTCAAACTTAGAAAGGAAAACCGTACAGAGAGTGAGGAAGCAAACAcctccaataaaacaaaaagaccTAAACCAAAAACAAGAAAGATTGAAATTGGGTGGATTCACACTGAAGGCCAACTGACCAAACAAATCCGAACAAAACAAGGCGGAGGGACAAGAAAGATTTCAATTCAAAGTGAGGAAGGTTATAGTGAGATACTAAAACAAGGAAAGTCACTTTTCTTTCCAGATGGCGTATCAACAAAAGGTCCCgaatgcaattttgtttttgacGTTTGGGATTTCAAGCATAATCCTTTTCCTAAGGATTTCTCCATTGAACAGGTATATGAACTTGTTAAACTCCCAATTCTACGCTTTTACATCACAACATATCCCAAATCAGAGCCAACAGAAGATTCTGATGTAACAGAAGAATCAGACAGAGACCTGATGATTGCTGATGAGCCAGACATTGGACTGTCAATAGACATAACTGATGAAGTATATTTGACAGAAATGTCCCATGACTCCCTTCCAGATGTGTTAATTGTTTCCAGTGAAACCGTCACAGAAACTTCAGCAACAGAAAACTGTGAGAGTTCAAGCCAAGAAAATAGAACCCGTGTCATTGGTGATCCTCTGGCTTTCCCTACAAATACCAACTATGGGGCTCTGGAAGATGACCCTGAAATCATATTTGGTGCAGCTCAAACAGTGAGTGATGGCACACTTAGTGACACACTGATCTATGAGCCAGATGAGCTACCTCAAGGCCCTCTTGATGTTCCTGACATGTGCTTGTTCTTGCACCATACGAACAGCTTCAATGAAATGATTGGGACATTTTCAGACCCTGAAATTTTgggtaaaaaattaaaaatcagacGTCTACTACCTGACAATTCTGTTGAGATGGGTAGTGGTTCAGGTGTAGTCAGAGATGTATTCTCTAGCTTCTGGGCAGAATTTTATGAACGCTGTACTCTTGGAACAACTTGGAAAGTTCCCTTTGTCCGGCATGATTTCAGTGCTGCTACATGGAAATCAATCGGGAGAATTCTTCTAAAGGGATTTCAGGACTGTCAATACTTGCCAATAAAACTTGCCCCTCCTTTCCTTGA GATGTTATGTACGATGTTATGTAACTATGTTACAGTTACAGCACCATACTTACAGAGGTGA